One region of Limnospira fusiformis SAG 85.79 genomic DNA includes:
- the psb35 gene encoding photosystem II assembly protein Psb35: MENTLWIPVAVLVVGFIAAVSIGSIAWYNSKRPPGWEGKDRPDFIPKVGKDDPKS; this comes from the coding sequence ATGGAAAATACCCTTTGGATTCCGGTAGCTGTGTTGGTTGTGGGTTTTATTGCTGCTGTGAGTATTGGCTCGATCGCTTGGTACAATTCTAAACGACCCCCCGGTTGGGAAGGTAAGGATCGCCCCGATTTTATCCCTAAAGTTGGTAAGGATGATCCTAAATCCTAA
- a CDS encoding LmeA family phospholipid-binding protein, which translates to MVQALFGSSPIQTPSGDRLVSKVVGAAIASLFKRSDHIEANVRAEPVAKLLQGSVDGFDFIGKGMLMYNGLRIAVMELYLEAVAIDFSAIFSGQVQLRQPTMAVMRVVLTQEDLTESFNTPFIVEKLQRLQYQGEPLKFQKTQMQVNPDNTLGFQSQIRIGDSRSLTCVDFCAQVEVQKRRHIQFVNVQYNGDQEAVNLGKAMIDHVNNLLDLDKFALEGTQLRVDRMRIQNESLIFYGSAQINQFPKGKRG; encoded by the coding sequence ATGGTACAGGCTTTGTTTGGAAGCAGTCCGATTCAGACCCCAAGTGGCGATCGCCTGGTCAGTAAAGTTGTCGGGGCAGCGATCGCCTCATTATTCAAACGTTCTGATCACATAGAAGCTAACGTCCGTGCCGAACCCGTGGCCAAGCTGTTACAGGGAAGCGTAGATGGATTTGACTTCATTGGCAAAGGAATGCTGATGTACAATGGTCTGCGGATCGCAGTGATGGAACTCTACCTAGAAGCAGTGGCGATCGACTTTAGCGCCATTTTTTCGGGTCAAGTCCAACTGCGACAACCGACAATGGCAGTGATGCGAGTAGTTTTGACCCAAGAGGATCTGACAGAATCCTTTAATACCCCCTTCATTGTAGAGAAGTTACAACGTCTCCAGTATCAGGGCGAACCCCTAAAGTTTCAGAAAACCCAAATGCAGGTCAACCCAGATAATACCCTGGGGTTTCAGTCTCAGATCAGGATTGGCGACTCTCGGAGTTTAACCTGTGTAGATTTTTGCGCCCAGGTCGAAGTACAAAAACGTCGGCATATCCAATTTGTCAACGTCCAATATAACGGGGACCAAGAGGCTGTCAACCTAGGTAAAGCCATGATTGATCACGTCAACAATTTACTTGATCTCGATAAGTTTGCCCTAGAAGGTACACAACTACGGGTTGATCGGATGCGGATTCAGAATGAGTCCCTAATTTTCTACGGTTCAGCGCAAATCAACCAATTTCCCAAGGGAAAAAGGGGTTAA
- a CDS encoding 2-succinylbenzoate--CoA ligase: protein MDYQISPKSQNFNIPNPHNFLIAENGDLFLDIVQQTLGELINYHQEYGKKATILIAEPDPVIFLATFWAGIMANCSLILANPNWTIGEWEQVFNRIGQTDLQFGKIPKIANIDHVNNPVNMRRSPFPDGSILIPTGGTSGTIKFAVHTWETLTASAIGFQQYFDQSQINSFCILPLFHVSGLMQFVRSLITGGQLVIWSGKNLENRDYPQLDISDFFISLVPTQLHRLLHHPQTANWLSKFTTVLLGGSPPWLELLNQSRRHQIRLSPTYGMTETASGVVTLKPDDFLAGNNSSGRVLPHAKVMIVDPQGQPVKSPEIGLIKIQANSLSWGHDTQINQPRLSQLITDDLGYFDECGYLTLVGRQGDQIITGGENVFPVEVEAAILATGMVADVCVVGIGDRHWGEVVTAVYVPHDPPVSIQILANSLGDRLSRYKHPKNWIAVDTLPRNDRGKINRQLVIQQIQN from the coding sequence ATGGATTATCAAATATCTCCTAAATCACAGAATTTTAATATCCCTAACCCTCACAATTTTTTAATTGCTGAAAACGGCGATTTATTTCTAGATATTGTGCAGCAAACTCTGGGCGAATTGATTAATTATCATCAAGAATATGGGAAAAAAGCGACTATTTTAATTGCGGAACCTGATCCGGTCATATTTTTAGCGACCTTTTGGGCGGGTATTATGGCTAACTGTTCCCTGATTTTAGCTAATCCCAATTGGACTATTGGGGAATGGGAACAGGTGTTTAATCGCATAGGTCAAACGGATTTACAATTTGGTAAGATTCCCAAGATTGCCAATATTGATCATGTCAATAATCCCGTAAATATGAGGCGATCGCCTTTTCCTGATGGGTCGATATTAATTCCCACAGGTGGTACATCAGGAACCATAAAATTTGCCGTTCATACCTGGGAAACCCTCACCGCTTCCGCCATAGGATTTCAACAGTATTTTGACCAATCCCAGATAAATAGTTTCTGTATTTTACCCCTATTTCATGTGAGTGGGTTAATGCAATTTGTGCGATCGCTAATTACTGGGGGACAGTTGGTAATTTGGTCTGGCAAAAATTTAGAAAACCGTGACTATCCCCAACTAGATATTTCAGATTTTTTTATTTCCCTAGTTCCCACCCAACTACACCGCCTTTTACACCATCCCCAAACCGCTAATTGGTTATCCAAATTTACCACCGTTTTATTGGGGGGAAGTCCCCCTTGGTTAGAGTTACTCAACCAATCCAGACGACACCAAATTAGACTTTCTCCCACCTATGGAATGACCGAAACAGCTTCCGGGGTTGTCACCCTCAAACCTGATGATTTTTTAGCCGGAAACAATAGCAGCGGTCGCGTCCTTCCCCATGCTAAGGTCATGATTGTAGATCCACAGGGTCAACCGGTAAAATCTCCCGAAATTGGATTGATTAAAATTCAGGCTAATTCTCTCAGTTGGGGTCATGACACACAGATAAATCAACCTAGACTCAGCCAGTTGATTACTGATGATTTGGGATATTTTGATGAATGTGGATATTTAACCCTGGTGGGAAGACAGGGAGATCAAATTATTACTGGGGGTGAAAATGTTTTTCCGGTGGAAGTAGAAGCCGCTATTTTAGCCACGGGAATGGTGGCTGATGTTTGTGTGGTGGGAATTGGCGATCGCCACTGGGGAGAAGTGGTCACGGCGGTTTATGTTCCCCATGACCCTCCGGTATCTATTCAAATATTAGCCAATTCTTTAGGCGATCGCCTCAGTCGTTATAAACATCCCAAAAACTGGATAGCAGTTGATACATTACCCCGCAATGACCGAGGTAAAATTAACCGCCAATTGGTCATTCAACAAATCCAAAACTGA
- a CDS encoding VOC family protein translates to MVLHCHAAVVTISTPNLAQLSQFYSDLLGMPPQIYIEGVYAEFQLPGLRLGIFEPRSGDRQEFSSPKGAMSLCLQVSDLEKAIKNFRELGYPPPGEIIIASHGREIYAYDPCGNRIIVYESKT, encoded by the coding sequence ATGGTTTTACACTGTCACGCGGCTGTTGTCACCATCTCGACCCCTAATCTGGCCCAACTCAGCCAATTTTATAGTGATTTATTGGGGATGCCACCCCAGATCTATATTGAGGGAGTGTATGCGGAATTTCAATTACCGGGTTTACGATTAGGGATATTTGAACCCAGAAGCGGCGATCGCCAAGAATTTAGTTCCCCTAAGGGCGCAATGAGTTTATGCTTGCAGGTAAGTGACCTAGAAAAAGCGATCAAGAATTTTCGCGAATTAGGCTACCCACCACCGGGCGAAATTATCATCGCCTCCCACGGTCGGGAAATTTACGCTTATGATCCTTGCGGAAACCGGATTATTGTATACGAATCCAAAACTTGA
- the moaC gene encoding cyclic pyranopterin monophosphate synthase MoaC — translation MTSNYLENSPQSLTHLDSKGEAQMVDVSEKPKTRRVAIAMGSVKMLPETLKAIALGNAPKGDVLGTAKIAGIMAAKQTAQLIPLCHPLPLAKIDVTFTADPQLPGYQIRAEAITIAETGVEMEALTAVSIAALTLYDMAKALDKSMEIGSIRLLSKTGGKSGDYQQPLSQPLPK, via the coding sequence ATGACAAGCAATTATTTAGAAAATTCTCCCCAATCTTTAACCCACCTTGATTCTAAGGGAGAAGCGCAGATGGTGGATGTGTCAGAGAAGCCCAAAACTCGGCGGGTGGCGATCGCCATGGGATCGGTGAAAATGCTTCCAGAAACCCTAAAAGCGATCGCATTGGGAAACGCACCCAAAGGAGATGTTCTGGGAACCGCCAAAATTGCCGGAATTATGGCCGCCAAACAAACGGCCCAATTAATCCCCCTGTGTCATCCACTCCCCCTGGCTAAAATAGATGTTACATTCACCGCCGACCCCCAACTCCCAGGTTATCAGATCCGCGCGGAAGCCATAACCATCGCGGAAACGGGGGTAGAAATGGAAGCCCTAACCGCTGTTTCCATCGCCGCCTTAACCCTCTATGACATGGCCAAAGCCCTAGATAAATCCATGGAAATTGGGTCAATTCGTCTGTTGAGTAAAACGGGGGGAAAATCAGGAGATTATCAGCAGCCATTGTCCCAGCCACTGCCGAAATAG
- the tftA gene encoding hormogonium tapered terminus morphoprotein TftA: MARIFISAGHGGFENGVRDPGIVAGGTTEAQEMIRIRDILLSELRSRGVQALAVPDDLSQVQTIDWINTYSHRGDVAIELHMGGSPNPSNRGVTVFHIAYNSQRKKDAELILWSLLRRVPQFPSRGAKPDTETGLGHLIFCRWIAIPSLYIEIGYLTNPNDRNILQSRRADIATGLADGLVAWVKSEHINPTPPLPPGNRVYGSIGIRINGQVYGERGLLVNGNSYIPIDLVDRLGIDLTQLARVIRIRYNNIVYIKAIDLRNFGIAVSWDNPNRTVVLRSISRLYNDQIDRIMGGGYTTEVQMIVFLKSENPDAPNQFPEIAKLYRREAMVEGVNYDVAFCQMCLETDFLKFGGIVKPSDYNFAGLGTVGGSSEIAAFATTEEGVRAHIQHLKAYATHEPIVQEIVDPRFDYITRGVAPSVFSLGGRWSDDPQYGDRIVALVRRLYEMSGLL, translated from the coding sequence ATGGCGCGAATTTTTATATCTGCTGGTCATGGAGGTTTTGAGAATGGGGTTAGAGACCCTGGTATTGTAGCCGGGGGAACTACTGAAGCTCAAGAAATGATCCGAATTCGAGATATATTATTATCAGAATTGCGTTCTCGTGGGGTTCAGGCTTTGGCGGTCCCTGATGATCTATCTCAGGTCCAAACTATTGACTGGATTAATACTTATTCCCATCGTGGTGATGTGGCTATTGAATTGCACATGGGAGGCTCTCCTAATCCTTCTAATCGAGGGGTTACTGTATTTCATATAGCATATAATTCTCAACGCAAAAAAGATGCCGAGTTGATTCTCTGGTCCTTATTGCGGCGGGTTCCTCAGTTTCCCAGCCGTGGCGCTAAACCGGACACGGAAACTGGACTCGGACATCTAATTTTTTGCCGTTGGATTGCTATTCCTTCCTTATATATAGAAATCGGTTATTTGACTAATCCTAATGACCGGAATATTTTACAAAGCCGCCGCGCAGATATCGCTACCGGTCTGGCTGATGGTCTGGTGGCTTGGGTGAAAAGTGAACATATTAATCCCACCCCTCCTTTACCCCCAGGAAATCGGGTTTATGGTTCAATTGGGATTAGAATTAACGGTCAGGTTTATGGGGAAAGGGGACTTTTGGTTAATGGTAACTCTTATATACCTATCGATTTGGTAGACCGCCTAGGAATTGACTTAACCCAATTGGCTAGGGTGATTCGGATTCGATATAATAATATTGTTTATATTAAGGCGATCGACTTGCGGAATTTTGGTATTGCTGTCAGTTGGGATAATCCTAATCGGACGGTGGTTTTAAGGTCGATTTCTCGACTCTATAACGACCAAATCGATCGCATTATGGGGGGAGGATATACCACGGAAGTACAAATGATTGTATTTCTGAAGTCAGAAAATCCTGATGCGCCTAATCAGTTTCCCGAAATTGCTAAATTATATCGCCGTGAAGCTATGGTCGAAGGGGTTAATTATGATGTGGCTTTTTGTCAGATGTGTTTGGAGACGGATTTCCTCAAATTTGGCGGAATTGTCAAACCTTCAGACTATAATTTTGCGGGTTTGGGAACTGTTGGGGGTTCCTCGGAAATTGCTGCATTTGCTACTACTGAAGAAGGGGTGAGGGCGCATATTCAACATCTGAAAGCCTACGCTACCCATGAACCTATTGTTCAGGAAATTGTAGACCCTCGTTTTGATTATATCACTAGGGGGGTCGCTCCCTCTGTGTTTTCTTTGGGAGGAAGATGGTCTGATGACCCTCAATATGGCGATCGCATTGTGGCTTTAGTCCGAAGACTTTATGAAATGTCTGGCTTGCTGTAA
- a CDS encoding O-antigen ligase family protein, giving the protein MTWKWFPTHSDRSLQTAWNCIQLGVLALPLLPNLGAIAIFVAVITTLKHRYQQILNLPKIRGLLGLAGLLLLTVIFAENPVEAILGTANFIPYFIVFAAVAILLENFAQLRWLSWLLILPGIPIVILGWGQQFLGWSGIELLQSVLGWVLAPGGNPQGRMASVFMYANILAAYLVIVFAFSLGLLVAELGLITDVNYEKHGILTNVNPRFLLVTAATTTLLSGLGLIVTNSRNAWIVGVCVSLAYAIYLGWNWLLGLVGVVVAAVLGAAFAPSPLRDSLRVIIPGYFWQRLTDENFDRPLETLRITQWRFTWEMTRQRPITGWGLRNFTPVYEAQMNVWMGHPHSLPLMMMAEVGIPITIAFWAGVGWVLVDGVKLMGRPYLTKGDRLVLFSYIVAFGACVLFNLADVTIFDFRVNLLGWLLLAGIYGVTKN; this is encoded by the coding sequence ATGACCTGGAAGTGGTTCCCAACTCACAGCGATCGCTCTTTACAAACTGCCTGGAATTGCATACAGTTGGGAGTGTTAGCCTTGCCCCTATTGCCTAATTTAGGGGCTATTGCCATCTTTGTAGCCGTCATTACTACCCTTAAACACAGATATCAACAGATACTTAATCTACCTAAAATCCGAGGCTTATTAGGATTAGCTGGACTGTTACTGTTAACCGTTATTTTTGCCGAAAATCCAGTTGAGGCAATTTTGGGCACTGCTAATTTTATCCCCTATTTTATCGTCTTTGCTGCTGTAGCAATCCTCCTTGAGAATTTTGCACAACTTCGATGGCTGTCTTGGTTATTGATTTTACCCGGAATTCCTATTGTGATTTTGGGTTGGGGACAGCAATTTCTGGGTTGGTCCGGTATCGAACTATTACAAAGTGTTTTAGGCTGGGTATTAGCACCAGGAGGAAACCCACAAGGGCGGATGGCTTCTGTGTTCATGTATGCGAATATTTTGGCTGCTTATTTAGTCATTGTTTTCGCCTTTTCTTTGGGTTTGCTAGTCGCAGAATTAGGGTTAATAACTGATGTAAATTATGAAAAACACGGGATTTTAACTAATGTTAATCCTCGATTTTTGCTGGTAACTGCTGCTACTACAACTCTACTTTCCGGGTTGGGTTTAATTGTCACTAACTCCCGTAATGCTTGGATTGTGGGGGTTTGTGTTAGTTTAGCATACGCCATATATTTGGGTTGGAATTGGTTGTTAGGGTTGGTCGGTGTAGTTGTGGCTGCGGTGTTGGGGGCTGCTTTTGCACCTTCTCCTCTTCGGGATAGTTTACGGGTAATTATTCCAGGCTATTTTTGGCAAAGATTAACCGATGAAAATTTCGATCGCCCCCTAGAAACTCTCAGGATAACTCAGTGGCGATTTACTTGGGAAATGACCCGACAACGACCAATTACTGGCTGGGGTTTGCGAAATTTTACCCCCGTTTATGAAGCCCAAATGAATGTTTGGATGGGACACCCCCACAGTCTACCATTAATGATGATGGCGGAAGTCGGTATTCCGATAACTATAGCTTTTTGGGCTGGGGTGGGATGGGTATTAGTAGATGGGGTAAAATTGATGGGGCGACCCTATTTAACTAAAGGCGATCGCCTAGTTTTATTTAGTTATATCGTAGCATTTGGGGCCTGTGTTTTATTTAACTTAGCCGATGTCACCATATTTGATTTTCGGGTGAATCTGTTAGGATGGTTACTGTTGGCGGGTATTTATGGGGTAACTAAGAATTAG
- the murJ gene encoding murein biosynthesis integral membrane protein MurJ, protein MSESPQVTRSLVGIATIVAIATLISKIFGLVRQQAMAAAFGVGPAIDAYNYAYVIPGFLLILLGGINGPFHSAIVSALAKRKREEIEPLVETITTLVGTVLLFVTVGLIIFATPMIDLVAPGLSQTPEGIEIRAIAIQQLKIMAPMALLSGLIGIGFGSLNAADMYWLPSISPLFSSLALIGSLIALALYLGESITQPQYALLGGLVLAGGTLSGAILQWIVQLPAMWRSGLGKLRLRFNFQQPGVRDVMKVMIPATLSSGTLQINVYTDLFFASYIPQAAAAMAYSGLMVQTPLGIISNMILVPFLPLFSRLRDPSDWPELKDRIRQALTLTAITMLPLSALMVALALPSVRVVYERYAFDLAASKFVALMLMAYGSGMFVYLGRDVLVRVFYGLGDGQTPFRVSLFNIFLNALLDYILVNAFGAPGLVLATVGVNLISMVMMLWLLHIRLGGLPWKEWSRPFLGLAAGSIVVGLVAWVIRLGLEEWLGSRGFFAILLELSIPGFIGLGLFAFWALQMKLPEVDLLISRVKKRFQK, encoded by the coding sequence GTGTCAGAATCACCACAAGTCACCCGGTCCCTGGTGGGAATTGCCACCATTGTCGCGATCGCCACTCTGATTAGTAAAATCTTTGGCTTAGTCAGACAACAGGCGATGGCCGCAGCCTTTGGAGTAGGGCCAGCCATCGATGCTTACAACTACGCCTATGTAATTCCTGGCTTCCTGCTGATTTTATTAGGTGGCATTAACGGCCCCTTCCATAGTGCGATCGTCAGCGCGTTGGCCAAACGTAAACGGGAAGAAATCGAACCCCTAGTAGAAACGATCACCACCCTAGTGGGGACTGTCTTGCTATTTGTGACGGTGGGATTAATCATTTTTGCCACCCCTATGATTGATCTAGTCGCCCCAGGACTAAGCCAGACCCCGGAAGGCATAGAAATTAGGGCGATCGCCATTCAGCAACTCAAAATCATGGCTCCGATGGCCCTTTTATCTGGGTTAATAGGTATTGGCTTCGGTAGCCTCAACGCCGCCGATATGTATTGGCTACCCTCCATTAGTCCCCTATTTTCCAGCCTCGCCCTGATTGGCAGTTTAATCGCCCTCGCCCTATATTTGGGCGAAAGTATCACCCAACCGCAATACGCCCTGTTAGGAGGGCTAGTATTAGCCGGAGGAACCCTATCTGGGGCTATCCTACAGTGGATTGTACAACTTCCCGCCATGTGGCGATCGGGACTCGGTAAACTGCGGCTGCGCTTCAACTTCCAACAGCCCGGAGTCCGAGACGTAATGAAAGTAATGATTCCCGCCACCCTGTCATCAGGGACGCTACAAATTAACGTCTATACCGACCTATTTTTCGCCTCCTACATACCCCAAGCCGCCGCCGCCATGGCTTATTCCGGGTTAATGGTACAAACGCCCCTCGGCATCATTTCCAACATGATTTTAGTGCCATTCCTGCCCCTGTTTTCCCGCTTGCGAGACCCCAGCGACTGGCCAGAATTAAAAGACCGTATCCGTCAGGCTTTAACCCTAACGGCGATTACCATGTTACCCCTGAGTGCATTAATGGTAGCCTTAGCATTGCCTTCTGTGCGGGTGGTATATGAACGCTACGCCTTTGACCTAGCCGCCTCCAAATTTGTGGCTTTAATGTTAATGGCCTATGGTAGCGGAATGTTTGTCTACCTGGGGCGAGATGTTTTAGTCAGAGTCTTCTACGGTCTCGGAGACGGACAGACTCCCTTTCGGGTTAGTCTCTTTAACATTTTCCTGAATGCACTATTAGACTACATTTTGGTTAATGCTTTCGGTGCGCCCGGTTTAGTTTTGGCTACCGTGGGAGTTAACTTAATCTCTATGGTGATGATGTTATGGTTATTACATATCCGCCTAGGTGGTTTACCCTGGAAAGAGTGGAGTCGGCCATTTCTCGGCTTGGCTGCTGGTAGTATAGTCGTTGGCTTAGTGGCCTGGGTAATTCGTCTCGGTTTGGAGGAGTGGTTAGGTAGCCGAGGATTTTTTGCCATATTATTGGAACTGTCTATTCCAGGATTTATTGGTTTGGGGTTGTTTGCTTTCTGGGCGTTACAGATGAAATTACCGGAAGTGGATTTACTGATTTCCCGAGTTAAAAAACGCTTCCAAAAATAG
- a CDS encoding glycerol-3-phosphate acyltransferase, with the protein MPPWVFGLLMMVGSFVLGGLPLTSWIVKGLTRIDLAKQGSGNVGVAAAFTQAGRVAGIFAAVAEALRGIIPVIVARSLFPSEWEPLALISLVFLVVGRYLIAKGGGVTNATWGVLVYSPPVAISAGISGLLLWRLALTIWPSQPTRARLRAMRFACLSSPLWLSAWHSLPDHRDLSLAELLAAIALALVLIIINLRQGDDFGLFMKQQLLSLNDPLDLDSCGEKATRLSQLKQAGFKVPSGWVLPTMGNQEIARDSQSQHQDEIDYFQLPTPTYHYPLIVRSSALGEDGDSSSAAGQYTTVGLITSEAQLRSAIARCRDSYWSAEAKAYRHQRNLSDTGIAVLIQPYISAQISGVMFTRNPLDGGSQVVIEALAGEGDVVVSGQNTPVHLEIDTATETATYESLNKLGDDGLLSRSLLGDLVAEAQAIEAFYHGLPQDIEWVWDGEQIWILQTRPITNLRPIWTRKIAAEVIPGVIPPLTWSINRPLTCGVWGEIFSLVLGKKASQLDFQETATLLGSHAYFNATLLGEIFRMMGLPEQGLEFLLRGENMGKPPLKTMLASVPGLWLLVQRELALVHEFERDRDKIFDPGLQRLEADSYYETRLPSSLSLPQLIQRVDRIQEILKLATYYNILGPIGLAIRRSLFQVPEEWLPVANSPEVASMRELQKIADHLPEGENLQVLADQFSQNPELQQQFKQWLREYGYLSEVGTDISVATWWEQPQTFRQMLFTMAENPASGTNRNVGGFSVWQKWRLNRCYKRAVIKGEIAEVYGKLLAHLRWTFLAIEAVALESEILTQPGDIFFLKLSEIRSWIESGIDPQWREVVKRRRQQYECDRDRTVPPVVYGNLLPEPKPEPLEGALQGIPASVGSVEGYVQVCRNLAEGLENGIEKPIVVVPYTDAGWAPLLMGAAAIISEVGGQLSHGAIVAREYGIPAVMNVSQAMSRLKTGQRVRVDGYRGTIEILDNSN; encoded by the coding sequence ATGCCACCTTGGGTTTTTGGATTATTGATGATGGTCGGTAGCTTTGTGTTAGGGGGACTTCCCCTAACCAGTTGGATTGTCAAAGGGTTAACTCGCATTGACTTAGCCAAGCAGGGTAGCGGTAACGTCGGGGTTGCGGCAGCTTTTACCCAAGCCGGGAGGGTCGCGGGCATTTTCGCGGCTGTAGCTGAAGCGCTCCGAGGTATTATCCCAGTAATTGTCGCCCGATCGCTATTTCCTAGTGAATGGGAACCCTTAGCCCTAATTTCCCTAGTTTTCCTGGTAGTCGGTCGATATCTGATCGCCAAAGGCGGCGGTGTCACTAATGCCACTTGGGGGGTTTTAGTTTATTCTCCCCCAGTGGCTATCTCCGCAGGGATTAGCGGTCTATTACTGTGGCGGTTAGCCCTGACTATTTGGCCGAGTCAACCTACCCGCGCCCGACTGCGGGCTATGCGTTTCGCCTGTTTAAGTAGTCCCCTCTGGTTGTCTGCTTGGCATAGTCTCCCGGATCATCGTGATTTATCATTAGCAGAACTCCTAGCAGCGATCGCTTTAGCTTTGGTGTTGATTATAATTAACCTGCGCCAAGGTGATGATTTTGGCTTGTTTATGAAACAGCAATTATTATCCTTAAATGACCCCCTAGATCTTGATAGCTGTGGTGAAAAAGCCACCCGGCTTAGTCAACTAAAACAAGCCGGGTTTAAAGTTCCTTCCGGCTGGGTTTTACCAACTATGGGCAATCAGGAAATTGCCCGAGATAGCCAATCTCAACATCAAGACGAAATCGACTATTTTCAACTGCCAACACCAACTTATCATTATCCGTTAATTGTGCGTTCTTCCGCCTTGGGAGAAGATGGAGATAGCAGTTCCGCCGCCGGACAATATACCACCGTTGGTCTGATTACATCTGAGGCACAATTGCGGTCAGCGATCGCCCGTTGTAGAGACTCTTACTGGAGTGCGGAAGCCAAAGCCTATCGCCACCAAAGGAATTTATCTGACACCGGAATTGCCGTTTTAATTCAACCCTATATTAGCGCCCAGATATCTGGGGTCATGTTTACCCGGAATCCCTTAGATGGAGGTTCCCAGGTGGTCATAGAAGCCTTAGCCGGGGAAGGAGATGTCGTAGTTTCTGGGCAAAATACCCCCGTACATTTAGAAATAGACACCGCCACAGAAACGGCTACTTATGAGAGTTTAAATAAACTGGGAGATGATGGTTTATTATCGCGATCGCTACTAGGGGATTTAGTAGCAGAAGCACAGGCGATCGAAGCCTTTTATCATGGTTTACCCCAAGATATAGAATGGGTTTGGGATGGCGAACAGATTTGGATATTGCAAACTCGACCCATTACCAACCTGCGACCTATTTGGACTCGGAAAATTGCCGCCGAGGTAATTCCGGGGGTAATTCCTCCCCTCACTTGGTCAATTAATCGGCCTTTGACCTGTGGAGTATGGGGGGAAATTTTTAGCCTGGTTTTAGGGAAAAAAGCCAGTCAACTAGACTTTCAAGAAACCGCGACCCTCTTGGGTTCCCACGCCTATTTTAATGCCACCCTGTTGGGGGAAATTTTTAGGATGATGGGATTACCAGAACAGGGTTTAGAGTTTCTGTTGCGGGGGGAAAATATGGGTAAACCACCCCTAAAAACTATGTTGGCTTCTGTACCAGGTTTATGGTTATTGGTACAGAGAGAGTTGGCGCTAGTCCATGAATTTGAACGCGATCGCGACAAGATTTTCGATCCGGGTTTACAACGATTAGAAGCTGATAGTTATTATGAAACTCGCCTACCAAGTTCCCTATCTTTACCACAGTTGATCCAACGGGTTGACCGGATTCAAGAAATCCTGAAATTAGCAACTTATTACAATATTTTGGGACCCATTGGCTTGGCAATTCGGCGATCGCTTTTTCAAGTCCCAGAGGAATGGCTACCCGTGGCTAATTCCCCCGAAGTCGCTTCCATGCGAGAGTTGCAGAAAATTGCCGATCACCTCCCGGAAGGGGAAAATTTACAGGTATTAGCAGACCAGTTTTCTCAAAATCCTGAGTTGCAACAACAGTTTAAACAATGGTTGCGCGAGTATGGATATTTAAGTGAAGTGGGAACCGATATTTCCGTCGCGACTTGGTGGGAACAACCCCAGACATTTCGGCAGATGTTATTCACTATGGCGGAAAATCCCGCCAGCGGCACTAATCGCAATGTAGGCGGATTTAGTGTCTGGCAAAAATGGCGGCTCAATCGGTGTTATAAACGAGCTGTAATTAAGGGTGAAATTGCCGAGGTTTATGGTAAATTATTGGCTCATTTGCGCTGGACTTTTTTGGCAATTGAAGCCGTCGCCTTAGAGTCGGAAATTCTCACGCAACCGGGGGATATTTTCTTTTTGAAATTATCCGAAATTCGCAGTTGGATAGAGTCGGGAATTGATCCGCAATGGCGGGAAGTGGTCAAACGGCGGCGACAACAGTATGAATGCGATCGCGATCGCACCGTCCCTCCCGTAGTTTATGGGAATTTGCTACCCGAACCTAAACCAGAACCCCTCGAAGGCGCTTTACAGGGAATTCCCGCCAGTGTCGGCTCCGTGGAAGGCTATGTACAGGTTTGTCGGAATTTGGCGGAAGGCTTGGAAAATGGCATCGAAAAGCCCATTGTAGTAGTCCCCTATACTGATGCGGGTTGGGCTCCTTTACTCATGGGGGCGGCGGCGATTATTTCTGAGGTGGGGGGTCAGTTATCCCATGGGGCGATCGTCGCCCGCGAATATGGCATTCCGGCGGTGATGAATGTCTCCCAAGCCATGTCCCGCCTCAAGACCGGTCAACGGGTCCGGGTAGACGGCTACCGGGGAACGATCGAGATTTTGGACAATTCCAATTAA